Part of the Mya arenaria isolate MELC-2E11 chromosome 8, ASM2691426v1 genome, tttgttcGTATGTGGACGTTCTCAATCGTTGCGTCCTtagaaaatgattatattttccACCTGCATGGGTAATTTGTTCTTGGCTGCTTGGGAACTGAAACAACCTGTCTATTGTTATTGAGAATTAATAACGAATACATAAAACGGCATATCATATACAGGAGTGATTAAAAGCAATTATTACAGCCGTAATTTACATGCGTGTCACTCGCGCAGCTGATACTTTTTATAGCAACGACAAAGCGTTCGATTTTATTGGATTGAATGCTGCATTGGTTCTTCGGATACATTTCCTATATGGTATTATGTTTGAAAGAGGCttggcattttttttccaaatctttgagaatattatatataatttaaagatCTTTTTAATCAATGACGTGCATACGGTACGTGacattgtaatgtttaaaaCTACAATAGGTCAGTAATCAAACATAATTGTCtaaattacttaaattataatataatcaGTAAAAACTCTTCGTGCTGTtaatctggccccaatttctcgaaacttcttaagtcccttataacaggattaagctaatctcactatttttataattctataaaaatgtgttctatttacttcttcaagaatttttagaaattatgtaggaataatctgtatgattatcagaataaaccatttttcatttactaataaacattttcagtatgtattttggctaattgaaataagcgacttaagtccgttaagcttaagaagtttcgaaaaattggggccagagctcatattataaatatcaaaatgaccTACTGCGGATAATATAGAGGATAATGGAGTTGTgccgattattttttttatatttttccgAGTTCGAATTAACAGCATGTACAGCTGTAACGTTTTATCAATCTTTTTTGGcgaaatatgatatatttataccGTTTGAAAGGTATATTTGAGATCTTTCTATCTATGTTTTAGTCCATTTCTTGCATTAGTCTTCAGTTTTAAGTAATATGAATTGCGTTTTCTTCTCCAAAACGTGTATTATATGTCGTGCTGAAGTGTTCTCTATCAACCAATCAGCGAATCCCTTATGTGTCATCTGACCCTTGATTTTCCAGCATTGTACAAAAGGCGCACTGTTTTTAgaatgtgatatattttaaaaactttccATATTCTTAAGTGTTCTTAGTTTCAATGACTGAATAATCAACAACAATTCAATATAgacatttttgtacaatatgtttttgcatgtgACGTCACTCATATACCAATACTTAAAAGACAAGTATTACATtcataatacaaataacaagtaTACTTTATAAATATCTCAATGATATGTCTACATATGTTTGCAATGTGCTGTGTTgtataatatttcttaacattgaaaaataaaaaaaaaaacaaaacaaatctgtGTCGATTACTGAAAAATGCATTGATATTTCTTATTAtcgtttgtattttaaaaagataaaaaattattatgaaataaaatccGTGACAAATGCTATGTTTTTGAAGGCAAATTGATTATTTAGTTAGTATTCAAATTGTTAAAGTTCGATTGCTAAAAGCAGCTGAAAAGTGATATCAGTCACTTTCGTGTCCATTTCCTTGGCAAAAACCAGCACTGTTCTTTTTGAGAAGCAATGAGAATGTTCCCCTGGTTGGATTCGATTCGATCTCTTTGATGAGAGGCAGATTGATAAAGCTTCCGTTGATATAAAccgattttttaataaaacatgtcCAAAAATTGATAAATTGTATTGGGTAAAatattctgtttattttattatacattgaGACTAAACCTTCATAAGCACTttagttttctttaaacaaaaggAGGGGGTACGGGTTTAAGGGATTAATTTGGAGaatcaatattaatatttatgaattgaAAATTTTGTTTAGATATTGTTCTCTTTTATCTGTGTATCATAAGATCAGTAATTCACCGTTGGGCTAATCCCTACAGTTTGTATTGTACTGCTTTCAAAACTTCAAAACTCCATTGCCTTTTGGTATATTGTAATTATATAGCCGATATCTAAGACGAGTatgatcaaaattattaaagtaTACATAACCGTTGCCAAGAAGTGGGTTTTTTAGCAAAAGGCTAGCACGTTCTCAGCCGATCGGTTGCATGTCTTGGAAAGCATCTAGTTTGACAACGAAGGAAACTTATTGTTCCTCCTCATCAATTATGAATGAACTATTAATTGGACAAACGATAGAGACCATTACAGCTTGATAAGATCCTTCAACGTTtgcaaatcaattattttatatctgTTGTAACCTGTTTATAAGCAAACCGAGTTGACAATGCTGCCTCATTCCGGAAACCGGGGGATACATAATGTGGAGGAGATCCGGATAAGGCGTCAACTCCGGACACACGCAAAATGGTAAGAATTTCAGAAAGGAAATAACCAATgaattttgtattatgtactGACATCAGCTCGctgctttcatttatttaagGAGATTTAAGTAAATTGCGACATTTAACTATATTTCGTTGACACGCTTACATGCTTACGAAGCAATTCGTTTAATTCAAAATGACTAAGACTTAgtgtattgtttaaaaaagtgttcaatttttttcttaaagtctttggaataaaatttgattttctAATAACTGTTGGATTAAAGCGTACTTGCAAACACTGGTTGcttaagaaaacaatttattgtaaTAATCAACCAGCCTTTTTATAACTACCTACTTATACGTTTTTTCTTCTGTAATATTCCGCCCTGATTCACAGAGTTTTCAAAGGAATGAATGGTTCGTTCCAAACAGAAATGATGTTTATCTTGACTCGAAGACACGGATACAATACGCTCACCCTGCCTTCGTGTCTCAAAGCGTAGTTTCGGGAAACGTTCAACTGCAAACGTCTGCACCTACCATACCAAGCTGGCAAAAGGCTTCCGCCAAAGGACAGAGATATTCAGCAAATACAGACTCATTTGGGAGGCAGCTGAATGAAGCGAACGATGCACCGGTGAAGACGTTTGAATTACATAATGGCAAGGAAGGTTTTGTACCAGGCGTTAACACGACCGTTTGCCGCAACGGAAGAGTTTCTAACGAGCAAGCTGACTGTCACGAATACATTGGACGGGAAAAACTTTGCGCATGTTTCGGCACACCTTATTCTGGCCTTCTGAACAGCTATGCCAAAGTCTCTTCCGAAAGAAACTATGAATCCCTGACGTCCTATTGTGGTAAATATGATAccattttttgaagttttatatTGATGGAAAAgacttgtaaatatttttatcttattttttgttattgacGAATACTACATTTTAACGCTGCACCACTGAAAACATTCATTAATGGTTGTCTCCGACAGTCCATTCGGTAAGTAAAAAAGAGTTcgtattatttttgtttttgtctacatcttacatatttaaaaaaggaaaaacagAACTGAGGTCAACAGCTTTCTCCTATTGTTTACATGTCACATTTACTGAACAGATCTTGAACCCCACATACGAATTTGCGACTTTTTGTGAGTCTTCACTTTTAACATGACTTGTCCCTCTAAATTGTACGATAACCTAGTGATGTCCGCCAGAGTTCAATAACATTTCTTACCGATTCAATTTGGCAGCAATAGAATTTGTTTCAGTCGATGTAAATGGCTTTGGAATGTTTCTGgaaattgaattttataaaaatgacgCTAATGTAATACAGTTTTAGGCAAAATTTTGCGCTGAGATCAGTGCAATAACACAGTGAACTTGCGATCAATGAAGAGAAGGGTGTCCTATTTCAAGGCGctgatttaaatacaattatggttacatttttacttttaaatatcttaGAGCAGAAAGGTTTAGAGGAACTAACGAACGAGTGTGAAGGTTGATATTTTGTGTTCTATTCTCATCTCTTTTTTCAATAACTATCGATAAGTACCTTGTTTAGAACTCTCGATATgtgaataatatatatgttaccACAAATTAATTATAGTTGgtgtaaaataatatcataatgttTATTATGCGCTGCTTAGTGGTATTTGTTTTCTGGTCATGGAattaagaacagaacagaacagaacagaacatggcatatttttattacacataacatttaaaaattatcaacTTTTCTATATATTGCTGTACAATGCAGTGATATAGTACTTAATATCTAAACATGAAGAATACAAAATATGACTTAACtattttcattgttaacatACAAAATGCATAACGATGCAACAATAAATAACCTGACTTGAAAATCTTCATTATACTTAAGCGATTATTGAATCTGAAATTTATCGTAAACTGGCTATGAAGTTTGAATACTGAGTaccttataataataataatatagaaCTTTCGTTTTATGATTATATAAGCATTTGTTCTAACTttcgttgtaaaaacaattttgtgGTAAGAACGAGTatacatatcttatttaaatcatttaacacCAGCACATAAATTGTCACAGGTCCGTCACCCATGGGACCTCAAGAATGTTACGAACGTGACCACTATGCTCCTCCCTACTTTCCTCATCTGATGCCGTACCGACACGGAGGCGATCTAGTGGACATACGGCGAGCAAATCCAGGTATATCTGCTTTGTCTAGTTGTAAAAAAGTTACCTATTATATTCGTGTGTTTGGCCCCATTCTCTTGGCCTCTCAGATGTATCTGCTTCGTCTAGTTGTTACGGTTTCCCACTATTTTCGTGTGTTAATCCCCACTATTCTGGCCTCTCAGGTTTAGCTGCTTTGTGtagttataatttttttttacttcttttgtatTTTAGGTACAATTTTCTTGGTTTATTAGACACCATTCTCCTGACCTCTCAGGTACATCTGCTTTGTCTAGTTGGAAAGGTTTCCTACTAGTTCCGTGTGTAAAATCCCATTCTCCTGGCCTCTCAGGTATATCTGCTTTGTCTAGTTGGAAAGATTTCCTTCTAGTTCCGTGTGTTAGATCCTATTTtcttggcctctcaaaaaggccACCAAAACTGGTtaaaaatgtttagtttcttattGGTGAAGAATTATTACTGATAAATGAAGACGACTCTTCATGATAAAGTATTGCTATAACTGTGCATGCGCATATACCCGCGCCTACTGTGTTTGCCTATGCAAAGGAGCAATTTCAGTGTGAACGTTAAAGCATTGTCCCGCCATGCAACTATTGACAGATCTATTTGATAGGACGGTTTCATTTTAAGGCTAATGCCATTTGGAAAGGGCAAACACCAAGTCGGTTTAGAATTTATcaagtaatttcttcgtgaataagaaACCACTTTTGCTTCGCTGCGTTCCGCTACCTTAGGTTACTTATTCACAAATAAATTACTTAATGAACCCTAGATAAACCTAGTTTAAAAGTGTCTTTTTCTAATATTGTCAATATCACAATTTAAACGCCGCGTTTATgctaataatttatattatgctAGTTGTGTGTAATATTCATTACAAGCTGATCAAGTCAACGTTTTATCAGCATACTCAATTAGAACATTGCCAATATACAAAGAACGTACGAGATgatattaaatgacaatataaatTGAGTATGTAACCagtttaacaacattttatattaagtgtttgctcgg contains:
- the LOC128244885 gene encoding uncharacterized protein LOC128244885, which translates into the protein MSFQRNEWFVPNRNDVYLDSKTRIQYAHPAFVSQSVVSGNVQLQTSAPTIPSWQKASAKGQRYSANTDSFGRQLNEANDAPVKTFELHNGKEGFVPGVNTTVCRNGRVSNEQADCHEYIGREKLCACFGTPYSGLLNSYAKVSSERNYESLTSYCGPSPMGPQECYERDHYAPPYFPHLMPYRHGGDLVDIRRANPGSGQIQLWQFLLELLADASNYTTISWEGRDGEFKLIDPDEVARRWGERKSKPNMNYDKLSRALRYYYDKNIMSKVHGKRYAYKFDFVGLAQAIQQNSESPHCSLGADMCVNSTGSQPQNHAAHNVDRDFSYQQTYSRNK